From the genome of Haloterrigena sp. KLK7, one region includes:
- a CDS encoding glycosyltransferase yields the protein MTDADTDADVAILHDRFPGIGGGEEFAIEAARVLEAPIYTTYVADGTEIPDDVTVIPFQQAKYTSLPWRPFLEWKNEGMNPLETLNVALDMTDAHPALTEYDVILESAPLSKYYVPEVGQRIVHYPHSPPRWLYDLYRDRLSGFEAPFVETGLKAYAKGWRALDKEANDYVDQFVANSELVRDRIRRFYDRDATVVYPPVTGDWRNEGDDGYFVTWSRLAPEKRIDTIAKAFAGLDERLVIAGDGEQREQLEAFAENYDNIEVRGYVEDIESLVARATAVVYAPKQEDFGLVGAEAMMAGKPLLGVNEGFTRYQVQGGRTGLLFEPTVESIRETVRRFDPDDFDATEIRAEARRYEYDRFAAGLREVVAETAATEIDVPDPESGSEPRPGTELEPESDREDATRSGEQRRGDERTEEVADQ from the coding sequence GCGGCGAGGAGTTCGCCATCGAGGCCGCCCGCGTTCTCGAGGCGCCGATCTACACGACCTACGTCGCCGACGGGACCGAGATCCCCGACGACGTCACGGTGATCCCGTTCCAGCAGGCGAAGTACACCTCGCTGCCGTGGCGTCCGTTCCTCGAGTGGAAGAACGAGGGGATGAACCCCCTCGAGACGCTCAACGTGGCGCTGGACATGACCGACGCTCACCCCGCGTTGACGGAGTACGACGTGATCCTCGAGAGCGCGCCGCTCTCGAAGTACTACGTCCCCGAGGTGGGCCAGCGGATCGTTCACTACCCTCACAGCCCGCCGCGGTGGCTGTACGACCTCTATCGCGACCGCCTCTCCGGGTTCGAGGCGCCGTTCGTCGAGACCGGGCTCAAGGCCTACGCGAAGGGCTGGCGTGCGCTGGACAAGGAGGCCAACGACTACGTCGATCAGTTCGTCGCGAACAGCGAACTCGTCCGCGATCGGATCCGGCGGTTCTACGACCGCGACGCGACGGTCGTCTACCCGCCGGTGACCGGCGATTGGCGCAACGAGGGCGACGACGGCTACTTCGTTACCTGGTCCCGTCTCGCCCCCGAGAAGCGGATCGACACGATCGCGAAGGCGTTCGCGGGACTGGACGAGCGGCTCGTGATCGCCGGCGACGGCGAGCAGCGCGAGCAACTCGAGGCGTTCGCCGAAAACTACGACAACATCGAGGTCCGGGGCTACGTCGAGGACATCGAGTCGCTGGTCGCTCGGGCCACCGCGGTCGTCTACGCCCCGAAGCAGGAGGACTTCGGCCTCGTCGGGGCCGAGGCCATGATGGCCGGGAAACCCCTGCTCGGCGTGAACGAGGGATTCACGCGCTACCAGGTGCAGGGCGGCCGGACCGGCCTGCTCTTCGAACCGACCGTCGAGTCGATCCGCGAGACGGTCCGACGGTTCGATCCCGACGACTTCGACGCGACCGAGATCCGCGCGGAAGCCAGACGCTACGAGTACGACCGCTTCGCGGCCGGCCTGCGCGAGGTCGTCGCGGAGACGGCGGCGACCGAGATCGACGTGCCGGATCCGGAGTCAGGGTCGGAGCCGCGGCCGGGGACGGAACTCGAGCCGGAATCGGACCGCGAAGACGCGACTCGATCGGGCGAACAGCGACGCGGCGACGAGCGCACCGAGGAGGTGGCCGATCAGTGA
- a CDS encoding glycosyltransferase family 4 protein yields MTASTTARDRGDDSRARTDAEPSRPTESGSADRCLLYQNSDAHPAHRVFADAVGADRRHFETGRPPESGGNTERIVDRLRTAGTLPAYDTVIAEGSAPLQTGLAYKLRHPGTTLVYLAADETFYTLAERPTRYLWQGLKPLSSRLLDGVIAVGRDAYRWGRPYLGDVPVAYVRPPIGDAKYERLASLSPNSPRDPFTILSAGEAKPANGYDRLARAVGRFARTVDADVRLVVLGEGHEAEGYADRSHVLTPGFVDLDTFADWFGRASVYVQSSRGDAFPVAALEGILSGTPTVVTEATGVRELLPERQVIPPTEAGLLAGLRDVFERSPAEREAAASEQRDLVSDLTESNQGKRFGAALEALA; encoded by the coding sequence GTGACGGCGAGCACGACCGCTCGCGATCGGGGCGACGACTCGAGAGCGCGGACGGACGCCGAGCCGTCGCGTCCGACGGAGTCGGGCTCGGCCGATCGGTGTCTGCTCTACCAGAACAGCGACGCCCACCCCGCGCATCGAGTGTTCGCCGACGCCGTCGGCGCCGATCGGCGCCACTTCGAGACCGGGCGACCGCCCGAATCGGGCGGCAACACCGAGCGAATCGTCGATCGGCTTCGGACCGCCGGGACGCTCCCGGCGTACGACACCGTCATCGCGGAGGGGAGCGCGCCGCTCCAGACCGGGCTCGCGTACAAACTGCGCCACCCGGGGACGACGCTCGTCTACCTCGCCGCCGACGAGACGTTCTACACGCTGGCCGAGCGGCCGACACGGTACCTCTGGCAGGGGCTCAAGCCGCTCTCGAGCCGGCTGCTGGACGGCGTGATCGCGGTCGGCAGGGACGCCTACCGCTGGGGGCGACCGTACCTCGGTGACGTCCCGGTCGCGTACGTCCGACCCCCGATCGGCGACGCGAAGTACGAACGGCTCGCGTCGCTCTCACCGAACTCGCCGCGGGACCCCTTTACGATCCTCTCGGCGGGCGAGGCCAAGCCGGCCAACGGCTACGATCGACTGGCGCGTGCGGTCGGGCGATTCGCCCGCACCGTCGACGCCGACGTGCGACTGGTCGTCCTCGGCGAGGGCCACGAGGCGGAAGGGTACGCAGACAGATCCCACGTCCTCACGCCCGGGTTCGTCGACCTCGATACCTTCGCCGACTGGTTCGGCCGCGCGAGCGTCTACGTCCAGTCCTCTCGGGGCGACGCGTTCCCCGTCGCCGCGCTCGAGGGGATCCTCTCGGGCACGCCGACGGTGGTCACCGAGGCGACCGGCGTTCGGGAGCTGTTGCCTGAACGACAGGTGATTCCACCGACCGAGGCGGGCCTGTTAGCGGGCCTGCGGGACGTCTTCGAGCGGTCGCCAGCGGAACGGGAGGCCGCTGCTAGCGAGCAACGAGACCTCGTCTCCGATCTGACCGAATCGAATCAAGGGAAACGCTTCGGCGCCGCGCTGGAGGCACTCGCATGA
- a CDS encoding sulfatase-like hydrolase/transferase has product MTGTDRPNIVVVCLDTVRKDVYDRFATRLRERASVRFEGMRALGGWSVPSHAGMLTGALPSETGVHAHQRRFDPIDAEDTWIAPLERQGYESVCVTSNIYASPVFGFDRFFDRTVPISPSRRLPEGMDVQEHISDRSAEGVEAYADFVREALEHDHPLRSLANGVLLKLDDVSRKLPIEKPTDFGGRAIARTLEREVTEPDGPVVAFANLMDAHGPHTAFRGLDDSIHGVSADFHSSSFRDSDVNVADGLGAYESDVERVRRLYAATVDYLDRVVTDLMDALAREDDRESILIVTADHGENLGYESDGYLMNHMSSLSEGLLHVPFDVVATDDSALEVEGKTPVDVNGLSSHADLGDAVRSLAGEDPFDPFALERERARAEIVGSGSGIPEGGDESYWDRGQRVVYEGDRKYYRDQLGDEAVYDVSGPPSKQVELPDETVPDGLFESAFGDWVADEERDGRDHAEEVDAASRARLEDLGYL; this is encoded by the coding sequence ATGACCGGAACGGACCGACCGAACATCGTCGTCGTCTGTCTGGACACCGTCAGGAAGGACGTGTACGACCGATTCGCGACCCGACTCCGAGAGCGGGCGTCCGTCCGCTTCGAGGGAATGCGGGCGCTCGGCGGCTGGAGCGTCCCGAGTCACGCCGGGATGCTGACGGGCGCTCTCCCGTCGGAAACGGGCGTCCACGCCCACCAGCGTCGGTTCGATCCGATCGACGCCGAGGACACCTGGATCGCGCCGCTCGAGCGACAGGGGTACGAGTCGGTCTGCGTCACGTCGAACATCTACGCCAGCCCCGTCTTCGGGTTCGACCGCTTTTTCGATCGGACGGTTCCCATCTCGCCGAGCCGCAGACTCCCGGAGGGGATGGACGTTCAAGAACACATCTCCGATCGGTCGGCCGAGGGCGTGGAAGCGTACGCCGACTTCGTCCGCGAGGCCCTCGAGCACGACCACCCGCTGCGCTCACTGGCCAACGGCGTTCTCCTCAAGCTGGACGACGTGAGTCGGAAGCTCCCGATCGAGAAGCCGACCGACTTCGGCGGCCGGGCGATCGCTCGCACTCTCGAGCGCGAGGTCACCGAGCCCGACGGGCCGGTGGTCGCCTTCGCCAACCTCATGGACGCCCACGGGCCCCACACCGCGTTCCGCGGGCTGGACGACTCGATTCATGGCGTCTCGGCCGACTTCCACTCGAGTTCGTTCCGGGACTCGGACGTCAACGTCGCAGACGGGCTCGGCGCGTACGAATCGGACGTCGAGCGCGTCCGTCGGCTCTACGCCGCGACGGTCGACTACCTCGACCGGGTCGTTACCGATCTCATGGACGCGTTAGCGCGCGAGGACGACCGCGAGTCGATCCTGATCGTGACGGCCGACCACGGCGAAAACCTCGGATACGAATCCGACGGCTACCTCATGAACCACATGAGCAGCCTCTCCGAAGGACTGTTACACGTTCCGTTCGACGTCGTAGCCACCGACGACAGCGCCCTCGAGGTCGAAGGGAAGACTCCCGTCGACGTGAACGGACTCAGCTCCCACGCCGACCTCGGTGACGCGGTCCGCTCGCTCGCGGGCGAGGACCCGTTCGACCCGTTCGCCCTCGAGCGCGAGCGCGCCCGCGCCGAGATCGTCGGCTCCGGCTCCGGCATCCCGGAGGGCGGCGACGAGTCCTACTGGGACCGAGGCCAGCGGGTCGTCTACGAGGGCGACCGGAAGTACTACCGCGATCAGCTCGGCGACGAGGCCGTCTACGACGTCTCCGGGCCGCCGTCGAAACAGGTCGAACTGCCCGACGAGACGGTTCCGGACGGGCTCTTCGAGTCCGCCTTCGGCGACTGGGTCGCCGACGAGGAGCGCGACGGACGGGACCATGCCGAGGAGGTCGACGCCGCGAGTCGCGCGCGACTGGAGGATCTGGGATACCTATGA
- a CDS encoding sulfatase-like hydrolase/transferase, protein MTEHTTDTTLLVTVDSLRTDHVQYMPHTLEFLDDTHDAAFATSTATPGSFPAIIGGEYPAGNGLEADASVVHEFDAHCVGVTTNHLLSAEYDYAAGFDSFTSPKGGGESLKDKGAILLERGSLPYKVASWGYNRYQQLRSYVEETEKSFRPADDVVDQFLTEVDGRDEWFGWLHFMEPHHPYDPDGANVDRAEAQRVTRRVLSDRGSEEDEALVRDLYRQEIAELDAALESLWDAIPDDTRVVFCGDHGELLGEDGLWGHPGEMRPELLNVPFGTRNAPDVGEVVSLIDVPTVLTGAEHRQGTLDREIAFAAYGDRKAAMTADHIATADGTYRLDDGEPVDDPTLERELERFDPAYVVKEEALQEDLEDLGYA, encoded by the coding sequence ATGACCGAACACACGACGGACACGACCCTGCTAGTCACGGTGGATTCGCTCAGGACAGATCACGTCCAGTACATGCCACATACCCTGGAGTTTCTGGACGACACCCACGACGCCGCGTTCGCCACGAGCACCGCGACGCCCGGCAGCTTCCCGGCGATCATCGGCGGGGAGTATCCGGCCGGGAACGGCCTCGAGGCCGACGCCAGCGTCGTCCACGAGTTCGACGCCCACTGCGTCGGGGTCACGACGAACCACCTGCTGTCCGCGGAGTACGACTACGCGGCCGGCTTCGACTCGTTCACGTCGCCGAAGGGCGGCGGCGAGTCGCTGAAGGACAAGGGGGCAATCTTGCTCGAGCGCGGTTCGCTCCCCTACAAGGTCGCCAGCTGGGGCTACAACCGGTACCAGCAGCTCCGGAGCTACGTCGAGGAGACCGAGAAGTCGTTCCGTCCCGCGGACGACGTCGTCGACCAGTTCCTGACCGAAGTCGACGGCCGCGACGAGTGGTTCGGCTGGCTCCACTTCATGGAGCCCCACCACCCGTACGACCCCGACGGCGCGAACGTCGACCGGGCTGAGGCACAGCGAGTCACCCGCCGCGTCCTCTCGGACCGCGGCTCCGAGGAGGACGAGGCCCTCGTCCGGGACCTCTACCGTCAGGAGATCGCGGAACTCGACGCGGCCCTCGAGTCCCTCTGGGACGCGATCCCCGACGACACGCGCGTCGTCTTCTGTGGCGATCACGGCGAACTGCTCGGCGAGGACGGACTGTGGGGCCACCCCGGCGAGATGCGCCCCGAACTGCTGAACGTCCCGTTCGGCACGCGCAACGCCCCCGACGTCGGCGAGGTCGTCTCCCTGATCGACGTGCCGACGGTCCTGACCGGCGCCGAACACCGCCAGGGGACGCTCGATCGCGAGATCGCCTTCGCGGCCTACGGGGACCGAAAGGCCGCGATGACCGCCGACCACATCGCGACGGCGGACGGCACGTATCGACTCGACGACGGCGAACCGGTCGACGATCCGACCCTCGAGCGCGAACTCGAGCGGTTCGATCCCGCCTACGTCGTCAAGGAAGAGGCGCTGCAGGAGGATCTGGAGGACTTGGGATACGCATGA
- a CDS encoding alkaline phosphatase family protein has product MTVIVLALDALDAGLIDHFGLDSFRLESGGEIETFANTQDVPYTPEVWATVATGLEPAEHGITGGGTSEWENPALDLASTVTGHLDESTRGTLGKLVRSRTGERERIGETDRESMFDADDAVVHNWPGVHDGQPLQRAWDLMNAVAEGMPRSEFERELFGLCAQQFGWAREMLEHPVSIAGVHVHTLDAAGHAYADDEDALGRAYERVGEFVDEIVAALGEGDELLVVSDHGMRTEFYPPDAGEKPASHSWRAYASSTADTHPESVYDVRRWVEERAAASGANASDGDEGIDMPTERLRELGYLE; this is encoded by the coding sequence ATGACGGTGATCGTACTGGCGCTGGACGCCCTCGATGCCGGACTGATCGACCACTTCGGTCTCGACTCGTTCCGCCTCGAGTCGGGCGGCGAGATCGAGACGTTCGCGAACACGCAGGACGTCCCGTACACGCCGGAGGTCTGGGCGACCGTCGCGACCGGGCTCGAGCCGGCCGAGCACGGGATCACCGGCGGCGGCACGAGCGAGTGGGAGAACCCCGCGCTCGACCTCGCCTCGACGGTCACCGGCCACCTCGACGAGTCGACGCGGGGGACGCTGGGTAAACTCGTTCGCTCTCGGACCGGCGAGCGCGAGCGCATCGGCGAGACGGACCGCGAGTCGATGTTCGACGCCGACGACGCGGTTGTCCACAACTGGCCGGGCGTCCACGACGGGCAGCCGCTCCAGCGGGCCTGGGACCTGATGAACGCCGTCGCAGAGGGGATGCCCCGCAGCGAGTTCGAGCGCGAACTGTTCGGGCTCTGCGCCCAGCAGTTCGGCTGGGCCCGCGAGATGCTCGAGCACCCGGTCTCGATCGCCGGCGTCCACGTCCACACGCTGGACGCGGCGGGCCACGCCTACGCCGACGACGAGGACGCGCTGGGCCGCGCCTACGAGCGCGTCGGCGAGTTCGTCGACGAGATCGTCGCTGCCCTCGGCGAGGGCGACGAACTCCTCGTCGTCAGCGACCACGGCATGCGAACCGAGTTCTATCCGCCCGACGCGGGCGAGAAGCCGGCGAGTCACTCCTGGCGCGCGTACGCGAGTTCCACGGCGGACACCCATCCGGAGTCGGTCTACGACGTACGACGATGGGTGGAGGAGCGCGCGGCGGCGTCCGGGGCGAACGCGTCTGACGGCGACGAGGGAATCGACATGCCGACCGAGCGCCTGCGCGAACTCGGCTACCTCGAGTGA